CGAGTGTGATCTGCAAAGGCAGAACACTAAAGAAATCTTGCTTAAAGTTTGAGGGAGGGAAAGCAACAGTAGCACATCCAGGCTCCAGCCCGTGCACAGAGCATTATATTTCTGATTAGTTCAAGTCTTTCTGCTAATGCATTCATGGTTAAATAATCTGAAAATGGTTAAAGTTCAGTGGCCATTACTAATCTTTGTGGCCCGGATTTGCTCACACCTCTGAACGATGGTGTTTTCTGCCTGACACTGGTCCCAGCAGCTCTCGGTGAGGGCAGCGCAGGCAGAAGTCTGTTTGAGCCGGGCTGCTGCACCAAACGCACAGCTGCCAGGGCAGAGGAGCgtggcttctgcagctgcctCGTGGGGTCTCTTGCGACAGCCaggatcctgggggttttgtCAGGTTTAGTTTCTACGAGCCAGTAACTCTACGGCTCCTGATTACACGTAATGGGCATAAGGACCTTGGAACATATAATGGTTAATTACCAAGGAAGAAAATAACTTGAAAAAAGATGTGAATTTTCCTTTTGTGAATGTAAAATGGGAGCTAATCACAGGCCCTTTCTGCTCCTTGTGATAGAACAGAATATACAGAATCAAAGCCTAGATTTTATTTGTCTATGGACATTAAACTTCAACAATTCTTTATATTTGGGGAAGATGACTATCATTCTCCCTCTGTACGCATATTCCCTCCTGCTTTTTCAGGTTCACCTGAATTCAGATTCACACAAATAATAGCCTTTGTAATTTTATGCTGTTCCTTTCCGGTGCCTCTCTCTCTTCGCATGGCCACTGTGTCTGCGGCTGAGTAGAAGACCGCGCGAGGATGAGGTCCCTGGTCAGCAGCTCGCACCTCCAGCTAGCCGGCTTTGTTCTGGGCACAGTAGGCTGGATCCTGTGCGCTGTTTCCATGGGACTTGTGGAATGGAGAGTGTGGCACGTGGACAACACCACCATCATCTCCTCTGGCATTGCCTGGGTGGGGATTTGGAAAGTCTGCTTCATCAGTTACATTCACGTCTCGCCTGGCTATGAAGAACAGTTCTGCCACAAATTCAGTGGCTACGACTCCTCCATCCCCCATGAAATTTACGCCGCTCAGGGTCTCCTGTTGATTGCCATGTGCACGGGCTTGCTGGGCCTGACTGCCACAGTTTTTGCTCTGAGAAATGTTTATATGGGAATCGCTCGCAAAACTCTCATTACCCGTTTCTTCCTGGTGGGTGCCTGCTTCTACATATTCGCCAGCCTCTGCGTCCTGATTCCCGTGAGCTGGAATTTCTATTCTGTCGCACACAACCAGAGCattgcttttcctccttcttacAACATGCCCTCCAGCCCAGTGGCACAGGAAGCTGGTGCTGCCATTCCTGTTGGCATCATAGCTGGCATCCTCCTACTGTTAAGTGGGACTTTTTCTCTCTCGTACAGATTTCCGGTGACCGCAAACCCTATCACAAAATGCTGACAGGGTAAATCTTCCCCGTGCTGTTTCAGAACAAGAGCACACTCAAGAGATAAGAACAGCAGCATGAATGAT
The window above is part of the Opisthocomus hoazin isolate bOpiHoa1 chromosome 1, bOpiHoa1.hap1, whole genome shotgun sequence genome. Proteins encoded here:
- the CLDN34 gene encoding claudin-34 — translated: MRSLVSSSHLQLAGFVLGTVGWILCAVSMGLVEWRVWHVDNTTIISSGIAWVGIWKVCFISYIHVSPGYEEQFCHKFSGYDSSIPHEIYAAQGLLLIAMCTGLLGLTATVFALRNVYMGIARKTLITRFFLVGACFYIFASLCVLIPVSWNFYSVAHNQSIAFPPSYNMPSSPVAQEAGAAIPVGIIAGILLLLSGTFSLSYRFPVTANPITKC